ACAACCGTCCGCGCCGCCTCCTGCTCCGACGCCCGAGAAGGCGCCGCCCGGGCCGGGCCGGCCGAAGGACCTCGCCAAGCGCGCTGCGATCCTCGAAGCGGCCGAGCGCATGTTCCTGCAGCAGGGCTACGAGGGCGTCAGCATGGACCAGATCGCGGCCGAGGCCGGGGTGTCCAAGCTGACCGTCTACAGCCACTTCGGCGACAAGGACACTCTGTTCACCGAAGCCGCCACCCGGTACTGCGAACAGCAGATGCCCGATTCGGTCTTCCAGCCCTCGCCCGACACCCCGCTGCGCCAGCGTCTGCTCGAAGTGGCCGAGGCCTTCTTCGCGATGGTGGCGTCGCCCGAGGCGATCGCCGGCCACCGCCTGCTGTGCACGCCGCAGATGGTCGAAAAACGCCTGCCGCAACGGTTCTGGAGGAGCGGCCCCGAGCGCCTGCAATCGTCGTTCGCCACCCTGCTGCGCCGCCGGATCGAAACCGGCGACCTCGACATCGAGGACGCGCTGGTGCCGACCGCCGCCGCGCAGTTCTTCGTGCTGCTCAAGGGCGACATCTACCAGCGGCTGGTGTTCGACTGCGACGACGCCGGCGATTGCGCGCGGCAACGGCGCCTGCATCTGGAGGCGTCGGTGGACATGTTCCTGCGCGCCTACGGCCGTGCGCGCGGGACGCGCTGAACCAGCCCCGTGGGCGCCCGCAGCCGCCGACGCCCATGCCGGGCGGGCCGGTGACTTCCGGCACTGCGGTGACCGTACGCCCGCTACGATGATGGACCCGCCCCGGCACCGCTAGAATTGCGCGTCGGCGAACGAAGGAACCCCGCAACAATGACGATCGATTACGCCCGTGCCCGAGTGGCGATGGTGGAACAACAGGTACGGCCCTGGGACGTGCTCGATGCACGCGTCCTGGAGACGATCTCGCGCGTGCCGCGCGAAGCCTTCGTGTCCGACGCACACCGCGCGCTGGCCTACAGCGACCTGGAACTCCCGCTCGGCCACGGCGAGAGCATGCTCAAGCCGGTCGTCGAAGGGCGCGCGCTGCAGGCGCTGGAACTCGAACCGGGCGACGAGGTGCTGGAGATCGGCACCGGCAGTGGATATCTCACGGCCTGCCTCGCCTACCTCGCCCGCGACGTGCTGAGCCTGGAGCGGCATGCCGATCTCGCCGACGCCGCCCGCGGCCGGCTGGAGGCGCAGGGCATCGCCAACGTCGACGTGGTCACGGCTGACGTCTTCGCCTGGGAAACCGACCGCCGCTTCGATGCGATCTGTGTCGGCGGCGCGGTGGACATCGTGCCGGAGCGCTTCGTGCAGTGGCTGCGCCCCGGTGGTCGCATGTTCATCGTCCGCGGCCGTGCACCGGCCATGGAAGCGGTGCAGGTCCGCCGCGATGGTGACGGGGTCAACGCCACGCACATCGAATCGTTGTTCGAGACCGGGCTCGCCTATCTCGCAGGCGCCGCGCCGGTGCCGCAGTTCACTCTCTGATCGTCGAAGGATCGCCATGTTCCGCCGCCCCCTGTTCCTGTCACTCGCGCTCGCGCTGACGTCCGGCCCGCTGTTTGCCGCCGATCTCGTCCAGACCTACGAGCTGGCCCGTACCAATGACCCGACCCTTTCGATTTCCGAATCGCAGCGCCTGTCGACCCGCGAAGGCGCGGTGCAGGCGCGTGGCGCGCTGTTGCCGCAGATCGGCGGCAGTGCCTCGCTGAGCGACAGCCGCGTGGCCGGGGTCTCCGGCCGCGCACGCACGCGCAGCTACGGGGTCAACGCCGGCCAGGTGCTGTTCGACTGGGGCCAGATCTCCACGCTGCGTTCGCAGCGCGCGCTGAGTACGGCGGCCGATTTCCAGCTCGACGCCGACAACGACTCGCTGATCACGCGCACCGCCGCGGCCTATTTCGATGTGCTGGTCTCGACCGAGACCCTGGCCGCCGCCGAGGCCGCCGAGGCCGCGTTCAAGCGCCAGTTCGACTTCGCCGACAAGCGCCTCGAAGTGGGTCTGGCGCCGATCACCGACGTGCACGAGGCGCGTGCGCAGTACGATGCCGCACGTGCCAACACCATTCTGCAGCGCAACGCGCTGCTGGATGCCTACCAGGCACTGGCCGAGATCACCGGCTCGGAAGTCCGCGACCTGCGCGGCCTCCCCGACGATTTCACCCCGCAGCTGCCCGAAGGCCGTGACGTCGAAGCCTGGGTGGCCACGGCCATCGAGCAGAACCCGCAGTTGCAGGCGCTGCGCTACCAGGTCACCGCGTCGGACTACAGCGTCGCCGCGGCGAAGGCCGGCCACCTGCCGACCCTCGACCTGAGCGCCAGCTACGGCAACAGCGACACCTGGGGCCGGGACAACGTCGATGCGCTCACCAGCCGCGGCGAGACCAACAGCATCGGCGTGACGTTGACGGTGCCGATCTTCACTGGCGGCATCACGCAGTCGCGCGTGCGCCAGTCGATCGCCCAGCGCGACATCACGGCCGACCAGTACGAGGCGACCCGCCGTTCGATCGAGCGCAACACCCGCAGCGCCTACCAGAATCTCGTCGCCGGCATCACCGAGGTCGAGGCGCGCCGGGCGGCGCTGGTCTCGGCCAATGCCGCCTACGAGGCCTCGCAGGTCGGACTGGAAGTGGGCACGCGCACCGTCATCGACGTGCTGATCAACCAGCAGAACCTGTTCTCGGCGCGCCAGCAGTACGCGTTCGCCAAGTACAACTTCCTGCAGAGCCGGCTGCTGCTCGAGCAGGCCGCGGGCACGCTGGACATCGGCAACCTGCAGGACATCAACCGTCAGCTGACCGTCGACGTCAACAGCATCGGCGCCTCGACCGGCACCGGCACTCAGACGCAGTAAGCGGAAAGCCGGTTCAAAGTGACGACGGCGCGGATCGCAGGGTCCGCGCCGTTTTCGTGTCCGGCGCCGGCAGGTCGGGCTCGATCAGCGCCAGGGTGCGGGCAAGCGTGCCGCGGCCGCTGACGACGAGGGCACGGCCCGCCTCCCCCATTGTCCGCCGCGCCTGGGGATCTTCGAGCAGCTCGGCGATGTGGGCGCGCACGGCGTCGGCGTCGGCACCGATCCGCAGCGCGCCGGCGCGCTCGAGCTGGCGGGCGATGTCGGTGAAGTTCTGCAGATGCGGGCCGGTGACGACCGGCGTACCGACCGCAGCCGGCTCGAGCAGGTTGTGGCCGCCGATGTCCTGCAGGCTGCCGCCGACGAAGGCGACATCGGCGCAGGCGAAGAACAGACCGAGCTCGCCCAGGGTATCGAGCACGAACACGTTGTCGCCGGAATCGGGCCAGGTGGTCAGCGCGCGCGTGGCCACCCGCCAGCCGGCCTCGACCGCGAGCTGCATCGCCCCGCGGAAGCGCTCGGGATGGCGCGGCGCCCAGATCAGCAGCAGGTCCGGCCATCGCGCGCGCAGCTGGCGGTGGATGTCGACGACGGCAGCCTCCTCGTCGGGATGGGTGCTGGCCGCGATCCAGACCGGCCGCACGCCGGCATGCCTGCGGAACTCGTCGCGCAGCGCCGTGATCTTCGCCTCGTCCGGGGTGATGTCGAATTTCAGGTTGCCGGTGTCGACGACCGTCTCGCGGCGGGCGCCGAGCTTCACGAACCGCTTGCCGTCGTCGGCCGATTGCGTCGCCACCCGCTTGACCGTGCGCAGCGCGCGCCCGACCAGCGGCCGCAGGACGCGGTAGCCGCGCAGCGAACGTGCCGAGAGCCGGGCATTGACGATCATCGTCGGCACCCCTGCATCGCGGCAGCAGAACAGCAGGTTCGGCCACAGCTCGGTTTCGACGATCAGGCCGATCTGCGGCCGGAAATGCCGCAGGAACCGCCGCACCGCACCCGACAGGTCGTAGGGTAGGTAGACGTGTTCGACGCGTTGGCCCCACAGCGCGCGTACCCGCTCCGAGCCGGTCGGAGTGATCGTCGTGACCAGAAGACGCCGTGCGGGGTCGCGCGCCAGCAGGGCGTTGATCAGCGGCGCTGCGGCGTTGACCTCGCCCACCGACACCGCATGCACCCACACCGGCGTCGTCTCCGCCGGCGCGCGGTAGATGCCATACCGCTCGTCCCAGCGCAGCAGATAGGCCGACTGACGGAAGCCGCGCCAGATCAGGTGATACACCGTGACCGGCGCAAGCACGACCAGCAGCGCCGAATAGAGGCCGCGCAGCAGTCGTTCGGTGATGTCGGCCCGCATCCGCACAGGATAACGGATGCCCGCATCGCACCACCTCCTACAATGGCGCGATGTCGACGACGCCCCTGCCCCGACCACCGCTCGGACCCCGCCACTGGCCTGCCTGGGCTGGAATCGGCCTGATGGCGCTGGCGGCGCGGATTCCCTGGCCCTTGCAGCGTGTGCTCGGTCGCGGCCTGGGCAATGTGCTGCGCGTGGCGCTGCCGGCCCGCCGCCGGGTGGCCGCGCGGAATCTGGCGCTGTGTTTTCCCGAGCTCGACGCGCCTGCGCGCGATGCCCTGCTGCGGGGGCACTTCCAGGCGCTGGGCATCGGCCTGTTCGAGTTCGCGCGCGCGTGGTGGGGCTCGATCACGCCGCTGCGGCGCGGGCTCGTCGTGGAAGGCGTCGAGCACATCGAGGCCGCTCGCGCGGCCGGGCGCGGCGTGATCGTGGTCTCCGGGCACTTCACCACGCTCGAGGTCTGCGGCCGCCTGATGTGCGATTACGTTCCGCTGGCGGGCATGTATCGCCCGCATTCGGAAGCCGCGATGGAATGGGCGGTGCGGCGCGGTCGCGCGCGCTATGCCGCGGCGATGTTCCCCAAACGCGACGTCCGTGGGGTGGTGCGCCATCTCAAGCGCGGCGGCCTGCTGTGGTACGCGCCCGACCAGGACCCCAGCGGCGGCGACGCTGTGTACGTGCCGTTCTTCGGGCGGCCCGCGCACAGCCTGACCTCGACCCACCAGCTGGCACGCATGTCCGGCGCTGCGGTCGTGTTCTTCCGCCACGTGCGCCGCGCCGATGGCGGCTACACCCTGAGCCTGACCCCCGCGCCTGACCCCTATCCGACAACCGATGCGACCGCCGACACCGCCACCGTGATGGCCGCCATCGAAGCCATGGCCCGGGCCGCTCCCGACCAGTACCTGTGGATCCACCGGCGCTTCAAGCGCCAGCCCGACGGCCAGGCACCGCCCTACTAGGCAGGGTCCACGGAGGGGTCGGACCGCCGGGGCCCCTCACCTGAAGGCAAGCTAGCGCAGCATGGCCGACAGGGCTTGGAAAGCCCTGCGGCTGTCCGTCCTGCGCGCGGACTAATTGCTTCACCATCCAGGCCCGAAGGCGGATGGCTGGTCGATTCGTCGTGCGCTGCGCGAGGCGCTCAGTGCGGCGCCTTGCCCTCGCCGGGCTGCGACGGCTCCACGCGTGCGAGCAGGGTTCCCGCGTACAGGGCGGACAGGAGCAGGGTGAAGCCACCCCAGAACGTCGAATAGAACGCGAGATGGGTGTTGAAGGGGAACACCGTGACCGCGAGCGCCAGCATGGCCGGGCGCGCGCGTTCGCGGGCGATCGGCGGCGCGAACCGCCACGCGCGCCAGGCCATCGCCGCGCCGGCCAGCCACAGCAACAGGCCGACGAGGCCGGTCTCGCTGCCGATTTCCAGCACGATCTGGTGCGCATGGAACGCAGGGCCATCGCCCCAGGCAGCGATTTGTCCGGCATCGGGATCGCAGCCCGGGAACGCCTCGCGGAAGCCGCGCGCGCCGACGCCGTTGATCGGGTTCTCGCGGATCATGCAGACCGCCGCGTCCCAGATGCGGGCACGGCCCGACAGCGCGGCGTCGACACCGGACTCGTCGGCCGACAGCCCCGCCGCGGTGCGTTCGATACGGTCGCGGACCTGTGGCGAAACGGTGGCCCCGATTGCAGCCAGGACCAGGCCGGCCGCGAAGACCGCCAGCAACCGGCGCCAGCCCAGCAGGCGCCAGCCCGAGAACAGCAGCACCAGCGCATAGGTCAGCCACGAGGCCCGCGAGCCGGCGAACAGGATCACGATGCCGATCGCCGCGCTGGAGACCAGCCAGCCGGTCGCGCCGAAGCGACGCCCGACCCAGTACAGCGCGAACGGCGACAGGCTGGCGAGGACGATGCCGAGCTTGAGATTGCAGGGGCCGAGCACGCCGCCGAGACGGTCGGCGGCGGCGAGCTGCTCGACGCTGCACATGGGGCGGTTGCTGATCAGCTGCTTGAGCTGGTCGATGCCGAAGAACAAGGGGCTGGTCCCGAACACCACTTCGCACAGTCCGTCGATCGTCCACACCGCGACGATCGCGGCCAGGCCACCGAGCGTGATCCGGCGGCCGCGCGGCGTGGCCACAGCGGACGCCACCAGCCACAGGAACGGCAGATAGCGCAGATCCACCACGGCTTCGCGCAACGCACGTCCGACATCGACCGAATCCACCGCCGAGATCAGCTGCGGCAGCCAGTAGGCGAAGAACAGCACGCTGGTCAGCGCCCACGCAGGCGCGCTGAGCAGGGCGGCCCCGCCACGGAAACGCGCCGCGACCAGGTGGATGAGCGCTGCCAGCGCGCCCAGCACCATCACGCCTTCGGCATAACCGGGCGCGGGCCACAGGATCACGAAGGCCAGGACCCAGTGCGGCGCCCAACGCCAGCCTACGGTGCGCGGTGCGCGCGGATCGCGCACGGAATCAGTTGTCGTCGAACTCGTCATAGACCGCGAGGGTCGCCTCCTGCATCGCACGCAGCGTGTCGGGCATCGTAACGGCTCGCGGCGGTCGCGTGACCAGCGCGCGCGCGGTCTGCGCCAACGCGGCCAGGTCGAACGGGGCCACCGCGCCCTGGGGCTGCAGCTGCGCGAGCAGTTCACCGACGCCGCCATGCGCCCAGCCCACCACCGGACGTGCGCAGGACAAAGCTTCGAGCACGGTGCGGCCGAAGGCCTCGGGTTTGCGCGAAAGCTGCAGTACCAGATCGCTGGCGGCGTAGGCGCGGGCGATCGCGTCGGTGGGTTCGGTCATCGCCAGTGCGTCGCTGCAGCCGGCGGCCTCGGCCGCGCGCGTGAGTTCGGCGAGGTAGGCCTCGCGACCCGCCTCGCGTGCACCGGGCATCCACAGGCGGGCGTCGAGGCCGCTGCCGCGCAGGTCCGCGAGCAGCGCGATCGCGTCGTGGTGGCCCTTGAGCCGCGTGCCGCGCCCGGGAAGCAGCAGCAGCGGGCCGTCGCCACCGAGCGCGGGCCAGCGCGATGCGACCTCGGCCCGAGCGACGGCGTCGGGACGCGGCGCTGCCGGAAACTTCGTCGGATCGATGCCGCGCGGGATCACCCGCAGGCGGTCGCGCGGTGTGCCCGGATAGTGCCGCAGCAGGTAGTCGCGCACGGTTTCCGATACGCAGATCACCCGCTCGCCGCGGGCCATGATCGCGCTGTAGCGCGACGGCGAGTTGAGGCCGTGCATCGTGGTGACGAAACGGGGGCGGCGCCCCGCGGGCATGCCACGCAGCGCCCACCAGCCGATCCATGCCGGCAGGCGCGAGCGTGCGTGGACGATGTCGGCGCCGGTTTCCGCGAACAGCCGGCGCAGGGCGCGCACATGGCGCAGCACGCGCAACGATTTGGCACCGATGTCGAGCGTGACGTGGCTTGCGCCGGTCGCCTCGAGCGCCGGCACCAGCCGCCCGCCGGCGGAGACGACGATGGCGCGATGGCCGGCGTCGACCAGC
The genomic region above belongs to Luteimonas chenhongjianii and contains:
- a CDS encoding TolC family outer membrane protein; the encoded protein is MFRRPLFLSLALALTSGPLFAADLVQTYELARTNDPTLSISESQRLSTREGAVQARGALLPQIGGSASLSDSRVAGVSGRARTRSYGVNAGQVLFDWGQISTLRSQRALSTAADFQLDADNDSLITRTAAAYFDVLVSTETLAAAEAAEAAFKRQFDFADKRLEVGLAPITDVHEARAQYDAARANTILQRNALLDAYQALAEITGSEVRDLRGLPDDFTPQLPEGRDVEAWVATAIEQNPQLQALRYQVTASDYSVAAAKAGHLPTLDLSASYGNSDTWGRDNVDALTSRGETNSIGVTLTVPIFTGGITQSRVRQSIAQRDITADQYEATRRSIERNTRSAYQNLVAGITEVEARRAALVSANAAYEASQVGLEVGTRTVIDVLINQQNLFSARQQYAFAKYNFLQSRLLLEQAAGTLDIGNLQDINRQLTVDVNSIGASTGTGTQTQ
- the lpxL gene encoding LpxL/LpxP family Kdo(2)-lipid IV(A) lauroyl/palmitoleoyl acyltransferase, translating into MSTTPLPRPPLGPRHWPAWAGIGLMALAARIPWPLQRVLGRGLGNVLRVALPARRRVAARNLALCFPELDAPARDALLRGHFQALGIGLFEFARAWWGSITPLRRGLVVEGVEHIEAARAAGRGVIVVSGHFTTLEVCGRLMCDYVPLAGMYRPHSEAAMEWAVRRGRARYAAAMFPKRDVRGVVRHLKRGGLLWYAPDQDPSGGDAVYVPFFGRPAHSLTSTHQLARMSGAAVVFFRHVRRADGGYTLSLTPAPDPYPTTDATADTATVMAAIEAMARAAPDQYLWIHRRFKRQPDGQAPPY
- a CDS encoding TetR/AcrR family transcriptional regulator; amino-acid sequence: MSTQPSAPPPAPTPEKAPPGPGRPKDLAKRAAILEAAERMFLQQGYEGVSMDQIAAEAGVSKLTVYSHFGDKDTLFTEAATRYCEQQMPDSVFQPSPDTPLRQRLLEVAEAFFAMVASPEAIAGHRLLCTPQMVEKRLPQRFWRSGPERLQSSFATLLRRRIETGDLDIEDALVPTAAAQFFVLLKGDIYQRLVFDCDDAGDCARQRRLHLEASVDMFLRAYGRARGTR
- the waaA gene encoding lipid IV(A) 3-deoxy-D-manno-octulosonic acid transferase, with amino-acid sequence MRADITERLLRGLYSALLVVLAPVTVYHLIWRGFRQSAYLLRWDERYGIYRAPAETTPVWVHAVSVGEVNAAAPLINALLARDPARRLLVTTITPTGSERVRALWGQRVEHVYLPYDLSGAVRRFLRHFRPQIGLIVETELWPNLLFCCRDAGVPTMIVNARLSARSLRGYRVLRPLVGRALRTVKRVATQSADDGKRFVKLGARRETVVDTGNLKFDITPDEAKITALRDEFRRHAGVRPVWIAASTHPDEEAAVVDIHRQLRARWPDLLLIWAPRHPERFRGAMQLAVEAGWRVATRALTTWPDSGDNVFVLDTLGELGLFFACADVAFVGGSLQDIGGHNLLEPAAVGTPVVTGPHLQNFTDIARQLERAGALRIGADADAVRAHIAELLEDPQARRTMGEAGRALVVSGRGTLARTLALIEPDLPAPDTKTARTLRSAPSSL
- a CDS encoding protein-L-isoaspartate O-methyltransferase family protein: MTIDYARARVAMVEQQVRPWDVLDARVLETISRVPREAFVSDAHRALAYSDLELPLGHGESMLKPVVEGRALQALELEPGDEVLEIGTGSGYLTACLAYLARDVLSLERHADLADAARGRLEAQGIANVDVVTADVFAWETDRRFDAICVGGAVDIVPERFVQWLRPGGRMFIVRGRAPAMEAVQVRRDGDGVNATHIESLFETGLAYLAGAAPVPQFTL
- a CDS encoding glycosyltransferase family 4 protein; the protein is MRRPLTVVQLLPALSSGGVERSTIEIAQALVDAGHRAIVVSAGGRLVPALEATGASHVTLDIGAKSLRVLRHVRALRRLFAETGADIVHARSRLPAWIGWWALRGMPAGRRPRFVTTMHGLNSPSRYSAIMARGERVICVSETVRDYLLRHYPGTPRDRLRVIPRGIDPTKFPAAPRPDAVARAEVASRWPALGGDGPLLLLPGRGTRLKGHHDAIALLADLRGSGLDARLWMPGAREAGREAYLAELTRAAEAAGCSDALAMTEPTDAIARAYAASDLVLQLSRKPEAFGRTVLEALSCARPVVGWAHGGVGELLAQLQPQGAVAPFDLAALAQTARALVTRPPRAVTMPDTLRAMQEATLAVYDEFDDN
- a CDS encoding O-antigen ligase family protein; translation: MTSSTTTDSVRDPRAPRTVGWRWAPHWVLAFVILWPAPGYAEGVMVLGALAALIHLVAARFRGGAALLSAPAWALTSVLFFAYWLPQLISAVDSVDVGRALREAVVDLRYLPFLWLVASAVATPRGRRITLGGLAAIVAVWTIDGLCEVVFGTSPLFFGIDQLKQLISNRPMCSVEQLAAADRLGGVLGPCNLKLGIVLASLSPFALYWVGRRFGATGWLVSSAAIGIVILFAGSRASWLTYALVLLFSGWRLLGWRRLLAVFAAGLVLAAIGATVSPQVRDRIERTAAGLSADESGVDAALSGRARIWDAAVCMIRENPINGVGARGFREAFPGCDPDAGQIAAWGDGPAFHAHQIVLEIGSETGLVGLLLWLAGAAMAWRAWRFAPPIARERARPAMLALAVTVFPFNTHLAFYSTFWGGFTLLLSALYAGTLLARVEPSQPGEGKAPH